The nucleotide window GCTTCACATTCAAGGGATCATTCTTGTTATTTTTAAGAGCTGCAGATTCCTCTATCCAAACAAAAATGTGCATAAATTCTTTCAGCATTTGGCTTCCTCGTTTGAagtttgttttattccttaatAGAAAAACTCTGAAGGATCACTTCATCATCAGATTTGATCTCAAACAACACTATTCTTCTTGTAAATTTGTAAGAGAGAATAATCAAAGAACAAGAAGAGTGGCAAAAAACCTAGTTTTAATTCAGGTTGAATTAGAACAATGATGACATTAATTAATCCCCTGAGCTGAAAGATCAAGCTTTTGCTGCAGGAGGCATAATAATTGCTCAGTGATTCTAGCCAACTTTAAAATCCTGTCAGCTGCATAGACATTTGCTTAGTAATTTAGTCAGTCAACACCAGGAAGTAAGTAATACTGCAGATGCATGAGTATGGTTTGCAATGAGTTATTTTACTCATTTACTCACAGTAAGCCACCTCAAAAAAAGCTTAACTATAAAAATTTTGTCTCTCTTTAAATCTAGGACTATGCAATCAAACGACCCCTAGCCAGCACCCTGTGAATAGACACTGTCCTGTTTTTAGCACAGATTTTTACAACTTTAATGCTACAGACATTCATCATTTGTGTGGATGTGTTTTAAAGATAGCAAAATCTTATTCAAAACAATCTTATCCTATCATGATTGACTTAATTTACGAGGAAACTGATGTTTATactaaagcaaaagcaaaattacTTCTGCAGGCTACCTAGTACGTGGCAACTGAAagtggcttttgttttccttgggcCTTCTGTCTGCTGAGGTCTTCCTGCACATCTCCCCAGCAAAGCAATGACTTGAGACACCACCAGTTTATACAGCAACATGAGGGTTAACTCCCAAAATCTATGTCCTTCACCAAAACCTTTACCATCAACCTGACCACACAGCAGTTTCTCATCTGTTTCATCTCAGCCTGGGGCTCATGGCCCTGAAGAGTACCTGTGTTGCAAGCTGGTGGAAGAGGACCCTGTCACACTTGTCTGTTAAGTGTGATatgataaattatttaaataaaacagaaagctTTGTTTCCCTTCAGGAAATCATGGAAACAATGGTAATAATGGAGCAACTGGCCAGGAAGGAGCCAAAGGTgagaaaggagacaaaggagataTTGGACCAAGAGGAGAGCGTGGCCATCATGGACCCAAAGGCGAGAAGGGTTACCCTGGGATTCCCCCAGAGTTACAGGTACAACATCTCTGGCTCGTATTGGCTGCAGCAAACCTCAGATTATGGTTTTCTTCGCTGAAAAAACAGCACCTTATTACTGTAAGATACCGAAGAAGAAAATCCCCTTGTAAATTAATACTGTAACTGCATATACAGCCCTTGTCCTTACTGAAAAAAGCACTCTGCCAGAtctttctggaaaagaaaagctttagtcAGAATCCAGCTGAGAAATAGGCAGGAAGAAACATATATGCTTCCCTTTGAGGGCAAAATGCCAGTGTCTGGGTTATTAATGGAGAATAGCAGGGACTATTATTTTCCTACCAAGCTGTATCACATAAATAATTGCACTTCCCACAGCATATGGAAAGAGTAAAGGAATCATGTTtctcagggcagcctggctTTATGAGATTCTCAGAAGCACATGTATCCAGCTCCTCAAAGTACAAGCTCAAAATTTTTGAGTGCAGTAAGAGTCCTCTAGTTTCAAAAGATACCCCTCAGCAGTTATCTGTATATTTATATGtctacatattttaaatatgtttggGGCCATGTAGGTTCTGCCTATGAATGAATAATTCAAAAGTCAGATGAGCATTTAAATATGGGTTCATGCCTGAGTTGTGAGCTCAGCTCTTATATTGGCACAATCTCACAGCTTTTTGATTAATATTCTTCAAATCCCAGGAATCTGGCAGATGGCAGAGAGtttgtgtatgtatatataaatgtatattatGTGtgtatagatatagatatatataatatatatctatttctatacacacacagagatacatatatacatattcaTATATGTGCAGATACACATAATATATGATGTCGAACTACATCAAATATATACTCATGGTATAGCTGAATATCTTATAAACATACCTTTAATTACATTCAACATATGTCCTTctacaattttaaaattaactacCACTTGTTTTTACCTTACATAAGGACAATTGTAGTATTGTAATTAAAACTGAGTGATGAAAGAGGATGAACAAGGAAAGCTCATATTGTAATACCTATTTCCAATACTTAAAATTCCATCACTTCTTTTAtcagatgtatttaaaaatgtttacagTATTTCTTACCACCATACTTGAGAATTTTAAAGTCAGTGGTGGTATAGGAGAAAAAACTTTTGAATACAATACTGTTTTAAGTACAGGattattttgaaaaactttGTGTATCCATGCTGACCTGCTACTTCATAATGAGACCTAGGGAGAAAAGatatatttttctgctgttctgttCAGCCCACAAAAAGTAGCTCAGGGTCAAAGAGACTGTGAAATGAAATCTAGACAAAAAGCAATAAATTCCATCAAtctgccactgcagctgctttcctttAACACACGATGAACTTTGATGTGATCCTGGCTGAGAAACAAGATATTAACAATTTGCCGTAATAGAAAATGCATCCATGCACGGGTAAGGAAAATCAGCCCAAGCTTTCAGCTCACATCTGGAGCTCCTTAAATTTCAGAGCAGATGGCTAACGATTTCCGTTGTTGGATCCAGACTTGCATTTGATtgtctgttttcattttgttctggTTTGGATCTGAAATCAAAAGGagtttgggctggttttttttattttttaaataccagCATGGCTGGAATCTcacaaaaaaaagtcatttttgtgaTGGGCAGTACCAGATGCAATTGAACACTTGTCATTTAAGAGGCTGagatagaaaaaaaagccaagtcTACATGTACTTTTGGCAAAAAGGTCCAATAATTCTGTTTCTTCCCCATTTACTCACATAGTGGGGGCAGGGGGATGACAGACTTACAGAAAAGGTCACTCCCTTCCCTAACCAGGCCAGCTGGCAGGGTCATTCCCTGGTATCTTGCTGAGGGTAATTTAAATTGTCTGGTGTGGGATGTTTTGCACTGCTTCCTATGAAACATTTCTATGACAAGAAGTGAAGCATGAAGTTGAAgcacagttttaattttcttattttcctctcttgGTCTCCACCACCCTCTGTTTTCAAGACTGAGGGCAATTgacaagagagaaaaagcatTGCAGCACTTCCAGAGGACCTCTAATAAAAGTACTTCATGTCTCTCTAAGCAAGAAACACTAATCTTCATGGATTTTACTGAGCATTGTTTGTTTTCACAAATGTAGTTAAAAGCAATATCCAGTTTAAGTGCATTGGGGAATGCATAAAACTATATAAAACCTTTTTGTCAGAAACACCACTTCAATACTATATTGCTGTTGCATCATTCTAGAAagatttaaaagtaaataaaatctgaaattaagGTTCTGAACTGCAAACACTTGACCATACACTTACTTCACAGTCATGAATAGCCCAATTGAATATGAGAACTCTAGTCTTCTTCCAGTTTCATTCAATGGGAGTTTTGTTAACTGGAGTTTATTGGCCTTGGAGCAAGCCCTAGAAGAACATCTCTGTCAGGAAAATAAACAGACCgcaaatacaggaaaaaaatcagtacctGGTTGCTCTACACATGTGCTTTTCGTGAATGACTGCCTGAATAAGAACTGGATTTTTGCAGGTCGCGTTTATGGCTTCGATGGCTACTCATTTCAGCAACCAGAACAGTGGGATCATCTTCAGTAGCGTTGAAACCAACgttgggaatttttttgatGTCATGACTGGGAGATTTGGTGCTCCAGTGAATGGTGAgcatttgcaaaacaaaataatgtaATTATTGGAGCTGTAGGGAGATGTGTGGTCAAAAAGGATGAGGCACTATTTAACAGCCTTTGCACTCATTCTGCATAGCTCTTGCTACCTACTTTccagaaaaattaattgaaaactGGGCAAGCCAAGAGTGGTCAGTCAGTGAGACTAGTGCTGACACaaaggcaggaggaagaggcaTGGCCAGGGCTGAGAAGGGAGCAGGACTGTCTGCTTTGCTGTGGCTCTTTAGCCCTCCAGCCACTGTGATGACAGAACCACAGTCTTAGTGTTGtagcaagcagcagcagcttcacagttgcctcctccacctcctgccTCCTGTCAGtctcttcatcctcatcctccacCACGCCAATTCAGCTGTGAGTTGACCTGCAACAGATGTGTGGCTGGAAATGAAGCATTACAGTTCTTCATGGGTTATTTTTCAGCTGCATCAATCCCCCCTCTTATGCAGCTGTGATGCAGGAAGAACAACACCTGCCATATGcagaattaaaattaatcaGATTTTGGAACGCTAtaagcagaaataaaacatcTGCTGAAAACTGGAAGGCAGTTTTGTCAACAGCTGTTATGATTTCTAAGCGAGAAGCACAAATGTGCAGCATGATTACTTCTTTCTATGAAGCAAACAAGTTGTTTTTTATAACCTTTTCAGGGGTATATTTCTTTACTTTCAATATGATGAAACATGAAGATGTGGAGGAAGTGTACGTGTACTTGATGCATAATGGTAATACAGTGTTCAGCTTATATAGGTAAGTAAAGGGCCAGGCCATCTCAATGCAAAAACATTTGTATGGTTGTGATAGCTTGCTCACCTTTCAAGAAACGTAAAATTGTTCACATTTTGGTAGAAATTCTCTAGGGTAAAATAGCCAACAAGAAAACCTATTTATTTTGCCATCCTCAGCTTGCATATTTGGACCATACATACCATAAATGGTGGACCTAAAATTCAGCCTTGATCACCATTTCCTCAAACTCAGGGGAATTGAGTTAGCACTGCAAGTCAGGGTTGGAGTTCAGTGGTATCATACTGTCATTCTGCTAAAATATATCTTCATCCTCATTTTGCTtgtcagagaaaagaaataatgaagTGTTCAGTGACTAGTTACAGTCTTGTTAACATGAGGGAAGAGAAATTTACTTTAAATTTGGGAAGTGTTTATGCTGCAGTAATAAGGATGAGAAAGAAGCAAAAGTCTTCTATTTACTTGCCTCTTTATCATTAGCACACCACCACAGGCAGCTTCATCTCCAATAGATCTTCCCTGCAAAGGAAAAAGTGCTTCATTTCTATTCCCCCTGAATAAGAAAGTAAGAAAAGGCAAGAGGTAGAAGAAAGGGGACCAACACTCAGGCAAAACAAGGAGGCTAGCCCACATCAAATGTACCTATGTTCCAATGAAAGGTTCA belongs to Haemorhous mexicanus isolate bHaeMex1 chromosome Z, bHaeMex1.pri, whole genome shotgun sequence and includes:
- the C1QTNF3 gene encoding complement C1q tumor necrosis factor-related protein 3 isoform X2 translates to MAEKDFISWHLLALFFLPFCLCQDEYMEPPQPGPQNPDCSSCCRGDFGVRLYQGPPGPPGPPGMPGNHGNNGNNGATGQEGAKGEKGDKGDIGPRGERGHHGPKGEKGYPGIPPELQVAFMASMATHFSNQNSGIIFSSVETNVGNFFDVMTGRFGAPVNGVYFFTFNMMKHEDVEEVYVYLMHNGNTVFSLYSYESKGKADTSGNSAVLKLAKGDEVWLRMGNGALHGDHQRFSTFAGFLLFETK